Proteins from a single region of Pseudomonas quebecensis:
- a CDS encoding sensor domain-containing phosphodiesterase: MRLSEVERLTAHIESGSDEVLNSIVALVSAHFGVPIAMVSIVDHEFQTYKAKLGIEADGAPLADSFCVHCMHGEGILEILNAVDDARFTDNSLVTAAPFIRYYAGAPLVTKGHAALGALCVIDQKERAPMSEQDRVFLHNAGAIVVARLESIHHKFFFDALTGLPNRQCFELDVVKGEACLADRLAILIEPLTASVMDRLVKALGLDCFVEFMLGVKNLLASVLPEGARLYRASTLSFAILLEDTPQLKVDELIERINEALAQPVHFKNVPIFADVGIGVLKIGPNAQASVDNLRLMASATDTARRSEHRWLYYDPAVDAHSQRSALLLHSIESALLAHDQLRLEYQPRINLTNGQCESVEALLRWTHPTLGEIGPAEFIGLAETTAVIRRITSWVVRNVCKQIDAWRTRGLRLTVSLNVSSIDLTDGQLIDELTQSLAHFNLAPQCIELEFTESVLIPDFDAVQQQLKRLRLLGVEIAIDDFGSGYSNWRYLRDIPAKSVKLDRSLLADLRPDTSNWHIVQGIIRLARNLNLTVVAEGVETLANYRLLRDWQCHQGQGYFFSRPLSPDALCEWVANGQTFDGNRPKGADAT, translated from the coding sequence ATGCGCCTGTCCGAAGTGGAGCGGCTCACCGCCCATATCGAGAGTGGATCGGATGAGGTACTCAACAGCATCGTCGCGCTGGTGTCGGCACACTTTGGCGTGCCGATTGCGATGGTGAGCATCGTCGACCATGAGTTTCAGACGTATAAAGCCAAGCTCGGGATCGAGGCCGACGGCGCTCCGCTGGCGGATTCGTTCTGCGTCCACTGCATGCACGGCGAAGGGATACTGGAAATCCTGAACGCCGTGGACGATGCTCGATTCACCGACAACTCGCTGGTCACCGCCGCACCGTTCATTCGCTACTACGCCGGCGCCCCACTGGTCACCAAAGGACACGCGGCATTGGGTGCGCTGTGCGTCATCGATCAAAAGGAGCGGGCGCCGATGAGCGAGCAGGACAGAGTGTTCCTGCACAACGCCGGCGCCATTGTTGTTGCACGGCTGGAATCGATTCATCACAAGTTTTTTTTCGATGCCCTGACCGGACTGCCCAATCGCCAATGCTTCGAACTGGACGTCGTCAAGGGCGAAGCGTGCCTGGCCGACCGCCTGGCGATATTGATTGAACCGCTCACGGCCTCCGTGATGGACAGGCTGGTCAAGGCCCTGGGCCTGGATTGTTTCGTTGAATTCATGCTTGGCGTTAAAAACCTGCTCGCCAGCGTGCTGCCGGAAGGCGCCCGCTTGTATCGAGCCAGTACGCTGAGCTTCGCCATTCTGTTGGAGGACACTCCCCAACTGAAGGTGGATGAGCTGATCGAACGCATCAACGAAGCCCTTGCTCAGCCGGTGCATTTCAAAAATGTGCCGATCTTTGCCGATGTCGGCATCGGCGTGCTCAAAATCGGTCCCAACGCGCAGGCCTCTGTCGATAATTTGAGATTGATGGCCAGCGCGACCGATACGGCGCGGCGGTCCGAGCACCGCTGGCTGTATTACGACCCCGCCGTCGACGCTCATTCACAACGCAGCGCGCTGTTGCTCCACTCGATCGAATCGGCTTTGCTCGCCCATGACCAATTGCGGCTGGAATACCAGCCGCGCATAAACCTCACCAATGGCCAGTGCGAATCGGTGGAGGCGCTGTTGCGTTGGACGCACCCCACTCTGGGTGAAATCGGGCCTGCGGAGTTTATCGGGCTGGCTGAAACCACCGCCGTCATCCGCCGTATCACGAGCTGGGTGGTGAGAAACGTCTGCAAGCAGATCGACGCCTGGCGAACCCGAGGTCTACGCCTGACGGTATCGCTGAATGTCTCATCGATTGATCTTACCGATGGCCAGCTCATCGATGAATTGACGCAATCACTGGCTCACTTCAACCTGGCGCCGCAATGCATTGAACTGGAGTTTACTGAAAGCGTGCTGATCCCGGACTTCGATGCGGTACAGCAACAGCTCAAGCGCCTGCGTCTGCTCGGTGTGGAAATCGCCATTGATGACTTTGGCAGTGGCTACAGCAACTGGCGGTATCTGCGGGACATCCCCGCAAAAAGCGTCAAGCTCGACCGATCGCTGCTGGCAGACCTGCGCCCCGACACCAGCAATTGGCATATCGTGCAAGGCATTATTCGCCTTGCACGAAACCTGAACCTCACTGTGGTCGCCGAAGGCGTCGAAACACTCGCCAACTACAGGCTATTGCGCGACTGGCAATGCCATCAAGGGCAAGGCTATTTCTTCTCTAGGCCACTGTCGCCCGACGCGCTCTGTGAGTGGGTAGCCAACGGCCAGACCTTTGACGGCAACAGACCCAAGGGGGCTGACGCGACGTGA
- a CDS encoding AraC family transcriptional regulator, with protein sequence MKPVRLGDLSVGFVHTLADAVHSHGLDPQPLLLQYGLEPARLAEAGARLSIPRYMRLGHAAIQLTGNPALGLRMGQLSRLSQAGLAGVTAAQAPNVREAARTLTRFEPLYGSNYRGQSSFHEDAEGAWLRFYSISPYNAYNRFVVDSIIAGWLHQLSSLAERPVQAQRIEIEFEAPDYSEHYSLLGDSPVHFGADINQLRLSQPTLALRNPQHCPSTWHLLLQLCERELEQLTRTRSLRERITRLLGPMLNGGREPDLEEVAARLKLPTWTLRRKLADEGTQFRAILNDTRRDLAMTYIRDTELAFGEIAYLLGFASAQAFQRAFRRWNNQTPGEFRRSQRHSA encoded by the coding sequence ATGAAGCCCGTGCGCCTGGGGGATCTGTCAGTAGGCTTTGTGCACACGTTGGCCGATGCCGTCCACAGCCACGGCCTGGACCCGCAGCCCCTGCTCCTGCAATACGGTCTTGAACCGGCACGGCTGGCCGAAGCCGGTGCGCGCTTGTCGATCCCTCGCTATATGCGCCTGGGTCACGCGGCCATCCAACTGACCGGCAACCCGGCGCTGGGCCTGCGCATGGGACAGCTCAGCCGCCTGAGCCAGGCCGGGCTGGCGGGCGTCACCGCCGCCCAGGCGCCCAACGTTCGCGAAGCCGCGCGCACGCTGACGCGCTTCGAGCCGCTGTACGGTTCCAACTACCGAGGGCAATCGAGCTTTCATGAGGACGCCGAAGGCGCCTGGCTGCGCTTTTACTCCATCAGTCCCTACAACGCCTACAACCGCTTCGTGGTGGACTCGATCATCGCCGGCTGGCTGCACCAACTCTCCAGCCTGGCCGAGCGACCGGTGCAGGCGCAGCGGATCGAAATTGAATTCGAGGCTCCGGACTACAGCGAACACTACAGCCTATTGGGCGACAGCCCCGTGCACTTCGGCGCGGATATCAACCAGTTGCGCCTGAGCCAACCCACCCTGGCCCTGCGCAACCCACAACATTGTCCAAGCACCTGGCACCTGTTGCTGCAACTGTGTGAACGGGAATTGGAGCAGTTGACGCGCACCCGCAGCCTGCGCGAGCGCATCACCCGGTTGCTTGGGCCGATGCTCAATGGCGGCCGGGAACCCGACCTGGAGGAAGTGGCGGCACGCTTAAAGCTGCCGACCTGGACCTTGCGGCGCAAACTGGCCGATGAAGGCACTCAATTTCGCGCAATTCTCAATGACACCCGTCGCGACCTGGCCATGACCTACATCCGCGACACGGAACTGGCCTTTGGCGAGATCGCCTATTTGCTCGGGTTTGCCTCTGCCCAGGCATTTCAACGGGCATTCAGGCGATGGAACAACCAGACCCCAGGGGAATTTCGCCGCAGTCAGCGGCATTCCGCCTGA
- a CDS encoding carbon-nitrogen hydrolase family protein: MRKLLAFTATLALVAAVAAYLVWTQERPVAHYLSDLRITLAVNEGVPADRGNLLGIQPELFPADYQSLERLHLKLAAYLQNARDQGLINDKTIVVLPEHIGTWLMLTGEKNEVYQAMHLKDAMNWLSVSNPLQFARAWISASGSDRLDDAYLRMKAAGMARDYQVLFGGLAKEFGVTVVAGSIALPDPTVSQRQLQIGHGALYNASVVFAADGMPIGEPQRQLYPIYDEREFIQPGDENTVNVVDTPAGRLGVLVGSDSWYPDNYRKLNDRGAQLIAVPALVTGRDTWDRPWRGFKSVSTPPEVSLKPEELSEGEAWRRLTLISQQPVSQATAGMSVFLRGQFWDLGTAGHSFLSSNGQISADGDARGARMLNIWL; this comes from the coding sequence ATGCGTAAACTTCTAGCCTTCACCGCCACCCTGGCCCTGGTTGCCGCCGTCGCCGCGTATCTGGTCTGGACCCAGGAGCGCCCCGTTGCGCATTACCTGTCGGACCTGCGCATTACACTGGCCGTCAACGAAGGCGTGCCAGCCGATCGTGGCAATCTGCTGGGCATCCAGCCCGAGCTGTTTCCCGCCGACTATCAGAGCCTTGAACGCCTGCATCTGAAACTCGCGGCCTACCTGCAAAACGCCCGCGATCAGGGCCTGATCAACGACAAGACCATCGTGGTACTGCCCGAACATATCGGCACCTGGCTGATGCTTACCGGCGAAAAGAACGAGGTGTATCAGGCGATGCATCTCAAGGATGCGATGAACTGGCTGTCGGTCAGCAACCCGTTACAGTTCGCGCGCGCCTGGATCAGCGCCAGCGGCAGCGACCGCCTGGACGACGCCTACCTGCGCATGAAGGCGGCGGGCATGGCGCGCGATTACCAGGTGCTGTTCGGCGGCCTGGCCAAAGAGTTCGGCGTGACCGTGGTGGCCGGCTCCATCGCCCTGCCCGACCCGACAGTCAGCCAACGCCAACTGCAGATCGGCCACGGTGCCTTATACAACGCCAGCGTAGTATTCGCCGCCGACGGCATGCCTATCGGCGAGCCCCAGCGCCAGCTCTACCCAATCTACGACGAGCGCGAATTTATCCAGCCCGGCGACGAGAACACGGTCAACGTGGTGGACACCCCGGCCGGTCGCCTGGGGGTGCTGGTGGGCAGCGACAGTTGGTACCCGGACAACTACCGCAAACTCAACGACCGCGGCGCGCAGTTGATTGCCGTGCCGGCGCTGGTGACCGGACGCGACACCTGGGATCGGCCATGGCGCGGTTTCAAAAGCGTTTCGACGCCACCGGAAGTCAGCCTCAAGCCCGAGGAACTGAGCGAAGGCGAGGCCTGGCGGCGGCTCACGTTGATCAGCCAGCAGCCCGTCAGCCAGGCCACCGCCGGCATGAGCGTGTTCCTGCGCGGGCAGTTCTGGGACCTGGGCACCGCCGGGCACAGCTTCCTGAGCAGCAACGGGCAGATCAGCGCCGATGGCGACGCCCGGGGTGCTCGCATGCTCAATATCTGGCTGTAA
- a CDS encoding DUF2242 domain-containing protein, which produces MSTSFHLRSLGLALVLAGAAGCSSPKTAIYEHENFDDSGTFSRDYPVSDVAACEAARRALLSQGYIITSSDPKLVVGNKSFQQTGETHLQISFNVVCADDGKGKKHSTMFANALQDRYALKKVNNSASLGVGVLGSVSMPIGSTDDSMVKVASETVSAPKFYDRYFALVDVFLPQEVKKAEHIPEKPKADLGVPEPKAEPAAENVEAPKQEPAAPAASQPLAPPAEPAPFAPQVEPQAAPTPAPAPTNPELPAPTEAIPALPTPAQ; this is translated from the coding sequence ATGTCGACATCATTTCACTTGCGCAGCCTCGGGTTGGCGTTGGTGTTGGCGGGCGCCGCGGGCTGCTCGTCACCCAAGACCGCTATCTATGAACATGAGAACTTCGACGACTCCGGTACGTTTTCAAGGGACTACCCGGTCAGCGACGTAGCGGCGTGCGAAGCCGCTCGTCGTGCCTTGCTGAGCCAGGGCTACATCATCACCAGCAGCGATCCGAAACTGGTGGTGGGTAACAAGAGCTTCCAGCAGACCGGCGAAACCCATCTGCAGATCAGTTTCAACGTCGTGTGTGCCGATGACGGCAAAGGTAAAAAGCACTCGACGATGTTTGCCAATGCCTTGCAGGATCGTTATGCGCTGAAGAAGGTCAATAACTCGGCGAGCCTCGGCGTGGGCGTATTGGGGTCGGTGTCGATGCCGATCGGCTCCACCGATGACTCGATGGTCAAGGTCGCCAGCGAGACGGTGTCTGCGCCTAAGTTCTATGATCGTTACTTCGCCCTGGTGGACGTGTTCCTGCCGCAGGAAGTGAAGAAGGCCGAGCATATCCCTGAGAAGCCGAAGGCGGACCTGGGTGTGCCGGAGCCTAAAGCCGAACCTGCTGCAGAGAACGTCGAGGCGCCCAAGCAAGAACCGGCGGCGCCTGCTGCATCGCAACCGCTTGCCCCACCTGCCGAGCCTGCTCCGTTTGCCCCGCAGGTTGAGCCACAAGCGGCGCCAACGCCTGCACCTGCACCGACCAATCCTGAGCTCCCCGCGCCGACCGAGGCAATTCCAGCCCTGCCGACGCCGGCGCAGTAA